The stretch of DNA CGACTCCACAGAATTCAACCATTCAAGTTGCAGGAGGAAAGCCAGTCCTGAACTTCTGCGCGAATAACTATCTCGGTTTAGCACAGCATCCCGCAGTTCAAGCGGCGGCGGCCGAGGCTCTGGAGGAATGGGGCTACGGGCTAGCCTCAGTGCGTTTTATCTGTGGTACACAAGGGCTACATAAACAGCTTGAGAGCGCACTCAGCAAGTTTCTCGGAATGGAAGATACGATTCTTTACTCCTCCTGCTTCGATGCGAATGGCGGGCTGTTCGAAACATTGCTGGGAGCGGAAGATGCGATCATCTCTGATGCACTCAACCATGCGAGCATCATCGATGGTATCCGCTTATGCAAAGCTCAACGGTTTCGCTATGCCAACAACAATATGACCGAGCTTGAAGAACGACTTAAAGAAGCCTCCGGGGCTCGTTTTCGCCTCATCGCGACAGATGGAGTCTTCTCCATGGATGGCTACATCGCGAATCTTCCTGCAATCTGCGAACTGGCGGATAAGTATGATGCGATGATTATGGTCGACGATTCTCATGCTGTTGGTTTCACTGGCCCCAATGGGCGAGGAACGCACGAATATCATAACGTCATGGATCGCATTGACATTATGACCGGTACGCTTGGTAAAGCCCTGGGAGGTGCCAGTGGAGGCTATACCAGTGGACGCCAGCCGATCATTGATCTCTTGAGACAGCGTTCAAGACCTTACCTCTTCTCGAACACTCTTGCTCCTCCCATTGCTGCGGCTTCGCTCAAGGCGTTAGAGCTTCTGAGTGAATCGACTCATTTGCGTGATCAATTGGAGGCCAATACGGCCTGGTTTCGGAATGCACTGCAAAGTGCGGGGCTGAAGGTGCTTCCGGGGACGCACCCCATCTGCCCGGTCATGCTGGGTGATGCCGCCCTGGCTGCTCAATTTGCAGATCGCATGCTAGCCGAAGGAGTTTATGTCATCGGCTTCTCTTACCCGGTCGTCCCCCAGGGACAAGCCCGCATTCGCACACAGATTTCAGCGGCTCACTCGCAACAAGATCTGGAAACTGCAGCGACAGCATTTACTAAAGTCTGGAAAGAGCTGGCCGTCTAGGCGATGTTGCCCCGCTAGAGATTTATCACCATCAAACGATTCTTGATTCTGCCTGGCTTCGACGGAGTTTTTCCATGTCATATCGACACGTACTGATTTTGAGCCTCGCCTGCTGTCTATGGACAGAAAACCTCCTGGCGCAATCAGGAAAATCACAAGGTACGAAGCCGACGGCAACGAAACCGGCAACCAAGCCCTCAGCCAAATCCTCATCCAAAAAAGGGGCTACTGCCCGCACAGAAACCTCAAAGTTTGATCCAGAACTCTGGAAGCCGCACCAGGATTTTCTTCTGGAAGGTGTCACTGAGATCAAAATCAGTGGTGCTCCAGGAACAATCCTCCCTTACGGCCCCGAAGCTTTTCCTGTGGTGGTTTCGACCAACAAAGGGAAAACCAGTGTGGCAGCGGCGGCGGCGGAGTTTGGCAAAGGTCGAGTTGTGGCTTTTTGCCACAATGATCTGCTTGGCTCAGGTCCAGCCAATCACACGATGACTGGCCGCTTCATCAGCAACTGTATTGCCTGGGCTGGACACAAAGAAAAAGCCCCCGGCACAGTGAAGGTGGCTGTGATGGGGAAGCGAAATCTGTTTCAGCAACTGCAGTCCGCGAAGATCGCAGCCATTGAAGTTGGAGGGAAAAACTGGCTGGCACAAACTCGCGGAGCTGATGTCATCATTGCTGAAACTGATGGACTTGCTGATGACGAGCTCCGTGGCCTTGAAGCGTTCGTCAAGGACGGTGGAGGACTGATTTCCGTCACCTTGATCTGGGCGTGGCAACAATATGGCAAAGGGGGCAACGCCGCCACGGATAACCAATCAAACAAGCTCTTCTCAAAGGCGGGCATTGTCTGGCTGGATGCCACACAAGAAGGTCAGGATGAGATTTTCAAAGTCATTAATCCGGTTCCAAAGTTTTCCAATGCCGGCTATGCCACCCAGCATCTTAAGGATGCGTTAGAGACGAAAGTCCCACCCACTGCCGAAGAAATGGCAATGATTGCCTCCACTCTGGAACCAGCACTGGTGGGCATTCCCTGGAAGATGGATCACGGAGTGGTGGCACAACTGATTGCTTTTGTCGAAGACCTCAAAAAACAGATCCCAGTGCCTACGTCGAAACAACCGGTCAAAGCCAAACAGGCCGACGCCAAGTTGCTCGTTGGTCTTCAGACAGGTTACTACCTGCAGCTTCCGTTGGAAGAGATGAAGCCTGCTCCGACGGCGTCGGTTTTTCCGGGGGCAGTTCCAGCAAATGCTAAAAAGGTCACTCGAAAAGTGATAATCAACACCGAAACCACTCGCTGGAAAAGCACAGGGCTTTATGCGGCCCCGGGAACGCTGGTAAAGGTCAAAGTTCCCCGAAACATTGTGGGCCAGAAGTTTGAAATCCAGATTGGCAGTCACTCGGATTCCCTCTGGTCGAAAGATGAATGGAAGCGACCACCGGCAGTCATCCGCCAGTTCCCCATCGACAAAGTCGAGTTTGAAGTTGGCAATGCTTATGGAGGGTTAATCTACGTTGTCGTTCCCGAGAAAACTCCTGCCGGGAAGTTTGAAGTCGAGTTTTCGAATGTGGTCGATGCACCCTATTTTGTGCATGGCGAAACGGATATCAGCGACTGGCGATTTACGATTCGTAACTATCCCGCCCCCTGGGCCGAACTGGAGACGAGACACCTTGTCATTACGGTTCCCAGCGAACTCGTCCGTAAGCTCGATTTTCCAGATAAGCTCATGAACCACTGGGCCGCAGTCCTCGATGCCTGTGCTGATCTCTACTCGATTTCGAGAAATCGACCTTATGCCGAGCGTTTTGTGTTTGATGATCAGATCAGTGCCGGGTTCATGCACAGTGGTTATCCCATCATGTGCTTTACAAATCCCTCGGCACCCGAAGTTGTCGATCTCAATTTCCTTGAGAACAAAGGGGGTTGGGGTTTCTATCACGAGTTAGGCCATAATCACCAAAAGGGAGATTGGACTTTCCAGGGGACAGGTGAAGTGACGAACAACCTCACACCTCTGTATGTCATTGACACCCTCACACCCAAAGCTTTTTCTCACGATGCGATTCAACAGCCAGAGCGTGACAATCGCGAACGCAAATATGTCACGAACGGTGCTCCTTTCAGCACCTGGCAGGAAGATCCTTTCCTCGCTCTGACCATGTACATTCAGCTCAAGGAGCAATTCGGCTGGCAACCCTTCCGTGATGTCTTCCTCGAATACGAAAAGCTTCAGAAAGACGAGCGTCCCAAATCGGAAATGGATAAACGCGATCAGTGGATGATGCGGTTTTCACGTAAAGTGAATCGCAATTTAGGGCCGTTTTTCCAATATTGGGGAGTCCCCACGAGTGAAAATGCCCGCCAGATGATTAAAGATCTCCCCACCTGGATGCCACCTGGGAGACCCGGTTCGCAAACCTGATCGACCACGAGTTCCCTGATACTTCATTATGCCGTTTCTGTATTTTCTCGAGCATCTCTCTGTCGCCTTTGGGGCCATTGCCGGTGTGCTTGCCGGCCGTGGAAAGCGAGTCGATCTGTTTGGGATTCTGGTTCTCGGAATGGTCACTGCTACTGGAGGAGGGACCTTACGAGACCTGATTCTCGACGTCCCGGTCTTCTGGCTGAAAGATCCGAATTTTGTTTACACGGTGGTGGTTGCATCGTGCCTGATGTTCGTGACGGCACGCTACCGCAAAACTCCCCTGAAGCTCCTAATCTTCGCCGATGCCGCTGGGCTGGCGTTTGTCGCTATCGTAGGGACATCCAAGACACTCTCGCTGGGGCATGCGGGAATCATCTGCATTGTGATGGGCGTAACCAGCGGAGTCGCTGGTGGGATTATTCGAGATGTCCTCTGCAGCGAATTCCCCAGCATCTTCCGCATTGATTTCTACTGGTACGCGACAGCAGCCTTTTGCGGTGCCTGCTGCTATCTGGCACTTCACTTGGTGCAGGGGCCCAACCCGATCAACCTCATCGTCTCTTCCGCCTTGATTCTGATCCTGAGACTGGCGGCACTTCGGTATCGCTGGCGGCTTCCCGAATTCCGTACGCACGAAGACACCCACACCATCTCGGTCGATAAACTTCCTCCAGTGGCTTAACTCAGGCAGCCTGAATCAACGGGTGAGAGCCACCGCCTCTTCAACGCGAATCGTTCCTTCGTAAATCGCGCGACCGATAATCGCTCCCACCAGATGGGGCTGCTCCTGATGAACCGCCTCCAGGCGGCGCACATCGTCCAGGGTCGTCACCCCACCTGAAGCGATCACGGCAAAACCCAGATCGGCCAGACGCTGCATGTCGGCAATGGTCCCTTCGTCGACACCTTGCATCATGCCATCGTTGGCAATATTGGTATAGATCACCGCTGCGAGCGGGAGACCAACAAACTGCGATGCCAATTCCAGTGCCGAGACGGCCGAGACTTCGAGCCAACCCGCCGTCGCCACCTTTCCATCGCGAGCATCCAGTCCCAGGGCGATTCTCCCGGGATACTTTTTGACCAAATCTTGAAACCACGCCGGTTCTTTGAGTGCCTGCGTACCGATAATCGCACGGTCCAGGCCAACATCTTCGAGCATGAATCGCACTGATTCCTCGGAGCGAAACCCGCCTCCCAACTCACAGGGAATCGACAGCTCACTGACGATTGCTCTCACGATTTCATGATTCACGGGGTAGCCGGCTTTCGCTCCATCAAGATCGACCAGATGAAGCCGGTCTGCACCTGTGGCTGCCCATTTTTGGGCCATGGCGACCGGGTCATCACCAAAAACGGTCTCCAGGGCATAATCACCCTGGCGAAGTCGCACACATTTGCCTCCACGCAAATCGATTGCCGGCAGAATTTCCATCCCCATCACTTTCACTACAGACACGGATTCTCAAGAGACAGATCAACTTGCGCCAGAAGAAGTCAACCAAAGACCAGGAATCTTCAATCTCGGAGACCTGTTGGCCGAAGAGACGACCTCATCTCCGAGCCGGTATTCGGAGTCAATTTTTGCCAATATGCA from Planctopirus ephydatiae encodes:
- a CDS encoding trimeric intracellular cation channel family protein; its protein translation is MPFLYFLEHLSVAFGAIAGVLAGRGKRVDLFGILVLGMVTATGGGTLRDLILDVPVFWLKDPNFVYTVVVASCLMFVTARYRKTPLKLLIFADAAGLAFVAIVGTSKTLSLGHAGIICIVMGVTSGVAGGIIRDVLCSEFPSIFRIDFYWYATAAFCGACCYLALHLVQGPNPINLIVSSALILILRLAALRYRWRLPEFRTHEDTHTISVDKLPPVA
- a CDS encoding M60 family metallopeptidase, which translates into the protein MSYRHVLILSLACCLWTENLLAQSGKSQGTKPTATKPATKPSAKSSSKKGATARTETSKFDPELWKPHQDFLLEGVTEIKISGAPGTILPYGPEAFPVVVSTNKGKTSVAAAAAEFGKGRVVAFCHNDLLGSGPANHTMTGRFISNCIAWAGHKEKAPGTVKVAVMGKRNLFQQLQSAKIAAIEVGGKNWLAQTRGADVIIAETDGLADDELRGLEAFVKDGGGLISVTLIWAWQQYGKGGNAATDNQSNKLFSKAGIVWLDATQEGQDEIFKVINPVPKFSNAGYATQHLKDALETKVPPTAEEMAMIASTLEPALVGIPWKMDHGVVAQLIAFVEDLKKQIPVPTSKQPVKAKQADAKLLVGLQTGYYLQLPLEEMKPAPTASVFPGAVPANAKKVTRKVIINTETTRWKSTGLYAAPGTLVKVKVPRNIVGQKFEIQIGSHSDSLWSKDEWKRPPAVIRQFPIDKVEFEVGNAYGGLIYVVVPEKTPAGKFEVEFSNVVDAPYFVHGETDISDWRFTIRNYPAPWAELETRHLVITVPSELVRKLDFPDKLMNHWAAVLDACADLYSISRNRPYAERFVFDDQISAGFMHSGYPIMCFTNPSAPEVVDLNFLENKGGWGFYHELGHNHQKGDWTFQGTGEVTNNLTPLYVIDTLTPKAFSHDAIQQPERDNRERKYVTNGAPFSTWQEDPFLALTMYIQLKEQFGWQPFRDVFLEYEKLQKDERPKSEMDKRDQWMMRFSRKVNRNLGPFFQYWGVPTSENARQMIKDLPTWMPPGRPGSQT
- the hisA gene encoding 1-(5-phosphoribosyl)-5-[(5-phosphoribosylamino)methylideneamino]imidazole-4-carboxamide isomerase, with the protein product MEILPAIDLRGGKCVRLRQGDYALETVFGDDPVAMAQKWAATGADRLHLVDLDGAKAGYPVNHEIVRAIVSELSIPCELGGGFRSEESVRFMLEDVGLDRAIIGTQALKEPAWFQDLVKKYPGRIALGLDARDGKVATAGWLEVSAVSALELASQFVGLPLAAVIYTNIANDGMMQGVDEGTIADMQRLADLGFAVIASGGVTTLDDVRRLEAVHQEQPHLVGAIIGRAIYEGTIRVEEAVALTR
- a CDS encoding glycine C-acetyltransferase, giving the protein MSTRFLEHISGQLDQIRSAGTYKSERVITTPQNSTIQVAGGKPVLNFCANNYLGLAQHPAVQAAAAEALEEWGYGLASVRFICGTQGLHKQLESALSKFLGMEDTILYSSCFDANGGLFETLLGAEDAIISDALNHASIIDGIRLCKAQRFRYANNNMTELEERLKEASGARFRLIATDGVFSMDGYIANLPAICELADKYDAMIMVDDSHAVGFTGPNGRGTHEYHNVMDRIDIMTGTLGKALGGASGGYTSGRQPIIDLLRQRSRPYLFSNTLAPPIAAASLKALELLSESTHLRDQLEANTAWFRNALQSAGLKVLPGTHPICPVMLGDAALAAQFADRMLAEGVYVIGFSYPVVPQGQARIRTQISAAHSQQDLETAATAFTKVWKELAV